One genomic window of Arachis hypogaea cultivar Tifrunner chromosome 8, arahy.Tifrunner.gnm2.J5K5, whole genome shotgun sequence includes the following:
- the LOC112707731 gene encoding beta-glucosidase 12 isoform X1, whose protein sequence is MRQNKKGFISLIMFLVVLVELVDSLNRSNFPDHFLFGTASSSYQYEGAANEGGRGPSIWDTFTQRYPEKIKDQSSGVLAVDSYHRYKEDVGIMKDIGFDAYRFSISWSRVLPGGNLKRGVNREGITYYNNLINQLLANGLKPFVTLFHWDLPQALEDEYGGFLSPNIVKDFADYAELCYREFGDRVKHWITLNEPLTYTTNGYGYGIFAPGRCSINNCALGNSTTEPYLVTHHQILAHAAAARVYMDNYQSSQKGQIGISLNSAWVIPLSQSKADKDAASRALAFSYDWFMEPLNFGSYPAAMVKNVGDRLPEFSREQSLMVKGSFDFIGVNYYTASYAAHVPCTRENRTLFTEDACVFLTSERDGVQIGPQAGSDWLYIYPRGIQDLLLYTKEKYNNPIVYITENGVDELNESIEESLEDRFRIDFFTDHLSNIHSALQNGANVKGYFAWSLLDNFEWADGYTVRFGMIFVDYNDGLPRYPKRSAQWFKNFLQY, encoded by the exons ATGAGACAAAATAAGAAGGGGTTTATTTCTCTCATAATGTTTCTTGTTGTGCTTGTTGAATTAGTGGATTCTCTTAACCGTTCTAATTTTCCAGATCATTTCTTATTTGGGACAGCCTCCTCTTCGTACCAG TATGAAGGTGCAGCAAATGAAGGGGGCAGAGGACCAAGTATATGGGATACCTTTACTCAAAGATATCcag AAAAGATAAAAGACCAAAGTAGTGGAGTGCTTGCAGTTGATTCTTACCATCGCTACAAG GAAGATGTTGGTATAATGAAAGACATTGGATTTGATGCATACAGATTCTCCATCTCATGGTCTAGGGTTCTACCTG GTGGAAACCTAAAGAGAGGTGTGAACAGAGAAGGCATAACATATTACAACAATCTCATCAACCAACTTCTAGCCAATG GTTTGAAACCCTTTGTAACTCTATTTCACTGGGATTTGCCTCAAGCCCTTGAAGATGAATATGGTGGTTTCTTGAGTCCCAATATAGT GAAGGATTTTGCAGACTATGCAGAGTTATGCTACAGAGAATTTGGTGACAGAGTAAAACATTGGATTACTTTAAATGAACCACTTACATACACCACAAATGGCTATGGATATGGTATATTTGCCCCTGGAAGATGCTCCATCAATAACTGTGCTCTGGGAAATTCTACTACTGAGCCTTACCTTGTCACTCACCACCAAATTCTTGCTCATGCTGCTGCTGCAAGAGTTTATATGGACAACTACCAG AGTTCTCAAAAAGGGCAAATTGGGATATCATTGAATTCAGCATGGGTGATACCACTTTCACAGTCCAAGGCAGACAAAGATGCAGCCTCCAGAGCCCTTGCTTTCTCCTATGATTG GTTTATGGAGCCATTAAATTTTGGATCATACCCTGCTGCAATGGTGAAGAACGTCGGCGATCGATTGCCGGAGTTTTCGAGGGAGCAGTCATTGATGGTTAAAGGATCATTTGATTTCATAGGAGTGAACTACTACACTGCGAGTTATGCAGCACATGTCCCTTGCACAAGAGAAAACAGAACCTTGTTTACAGAAGATGCTTGTGTTTTTCTCACTT CAGAGAGAGATGGAGTTCAAATTGGTCCTCAG GCAGGGTCAGATTGGTTATACATATATCCTAGAGGAATCCAAGATCTTTTACTCTACACAAAGGAGAAGTATAATAATCCAATTGTTTACATAACAGAAAATG GTGTTGATGAACTTAATGAGAGTATTGAAGAATCACTAGAAGACAGATTCAGAATAGACTTTTTCACCGACCATCTTTCCAATATTCACAGTGCCTTACA GAATGGGGCAAATGTGAAAGGGTACTTTGCATGGTCTTTGTTGGACAATTTTGAATGGGCAGATGGCTATACTGTTCGATTTGGAATGATCTTTGTTGATTACAATGATGGATTGCCAAGATACCCTAAAAGATCTGCTCAGTGGTTCAAAAACTTTCTACAATATTGA
- the LOC112707731 gene encoding beta-glucosidase 12 isoform X2: MRQNKKGFISLIMFLVVLVELVDSLNRSNFPDHFLFGTASSSYQYEGAANEGGRGPSIWDTFTQRYPEKIKDQSSGVLAVDSYHRYKEDVGIMKDIGFDAYRFSISWSRVLPGLKPFVTLFHWDLPQALEDEYGGFLSPNIVKDFADYAELCYREFGDRVKHWITLNEPLTYTTNGYGYGIFAPGRCSINNCALGNSTTEPYLVTHHQILAHAAAARVYMDNYQSSQKGQIGISLNSAWVIPLSQSKADKDAASRALAFSYDWFMEPLNFGSYPAAMVKNVGDRLPEFSREQSLMVKGSFDFIGVNYYTASYAAHVPCTRENRTLFTEDACVFLTSERDGVQIGPQAGSDWLYIYPRGIQDLLLYTKEKYNNPIVYITENGVDELNESIEESLEDRFRIDFFTDHLSNIHSALQNGANVKGYFAWSLLDNFEWADGYTVRFGMIFVDYNDGLPRYPKRSAQWFKNFLQY; the protein is encoded by the exons ATGAGACAAAATAAGAAGGGGTTTATTTCTCTCATAATGTTTCTTGTTGTGCTTGTTGAATTAGTGGATTCTCTTAACCGTTCTAATTTTCCAGATCATTTCTTATTTGGGACAGCCTCCTCTTCGTACCAG TATGAAGGTGCAGCAAATGAAGGGGGCAGAGGACCAAGTATATGGGATACCTTTACTCAAAGATATCcag AAAAGATAAAAGACCAAAGTAGTGGAGTGCTTGCAGTTGATTCTTACCATCGCTACAAG GAAGATGTTGGTATAATGAAAGACATTGGATTTGATGCATACAGATTCTCCATCTCATGGTCTAGGGTTCTACCTG GTTTGAAACCCTTTGTAACTCTATTTCACTGGGATTTGCCTCAAGCCCTTGAAGATGAATATGGTGGTTTCTTGAGTCCCAATATAGT GAAGGATTTTGCAGACTATGCAGAGTTATGCTACAGAGAATTTGGTGACAGAGTAAAACATTGGATTACTTTAAATGAACCACTTACATACACCACAAATGGCTATGGATATGGTATATTTGCCCCTGGAAGATGCTCCATCAATAACTGTGCTCTGGGAAATTCTACTACTGAGCCTTACCTTGTCACTCACCACCAAATTCTTGCTCATGCTGCTGCTGCAAGAGTTTATATGGACAACTACCAG AGTTCTCAAAAAGGGCAAATTGGGATATCATTGAATTCAGCATGGGTGATACCACTTTCACAGTCCAAGGCAGACAAAGATGCAGCCTCCAGAGCCCTTGCTTTCTCCTATGATTG GTTTATGGAGCCATTAAATTTTGGATCATACCCTGCTGCAATGGTGAAGAACGTCGGCGATCGATTGCCGGAGTTTTCGAGGGAGCAGTCATTGATGGTTAAAGGATCATTTGATTTCATAGGAGTGAACTACTACACTGCGAGTTATGCAGCACATGTCCCTTGCACAAGAGAAAACAGAACCTTGTTTACAGAAGATGCTTGTGTTTTTCTCACTT CAGAGAGAGATGGAGTTCAAATTGGTCCTCAG GCAGGGTCAGATTGGTTATACATATATCCTAGAGGAATCCAAGATCTTTTACTCTACACAAAGGAGAAGTATAATAATCCAATTGTTTACATAACAGAAAATG GTGTTGATGAACTTAATGAGAGTATTGAAGAATCACTAGAAGACAGATTCAGAATAGACTTTTTCACCGACCATCTTTCCAATATTCACAGTGCCTTACA GAATGGGGCAAATGTGAAAGGGTACTTTGCATGGTCTTTGTTGGACAATTTTGAATGGGCAGATGGCTATACTGTTCGATTTGGAATGATCTTTGTTGATTACAATGATGGATTGCCAAGATACCCTAAAAGATCTGCTCAGTGGTTCAAAAACTTTCTACAATATTGA
- the LOC112707732 gene encoding G-type lectin S-receptor-like serine/threonine-protein kinase LECRK2, translating into MKDFNEQIIVRKKGEKKKTKAMAKTRTFSFSNSLLQTLLVFFVITPIITAIPDCSDSSNALSPLSTQSSSPWTSPSKDFAFGFQFVQFKDPRYVPLLSIYFTKSPNKPIVWYAKPNQEIPVGSSINITNNSLVIYNPKGSEIWSRPEKKDKMVTCASMKDNGNFVLKDKDGNIVWESFEEPSDTLLPGQNFSKSQPFNLQARQSETNFSTSNNFNLSWQDDGNLVLYYSQNHQEHEQAQNYAYWATGTDGRGSRLFFDEFGRIYVTDDNNTKLFQVTNGIPGSTQYFYMARIESDGVFRLYDYYQKTKTVKNEEDNCSSGWKELEQEPDDICVLNIAQNENFICGPNSYCVSMNGKPQCMCPHNYSYFVQPNDPNNLTSCRPDFPPPSCLVDGWETDPAKVDFQEWQNLNWPFSDYELVSGDFDKYTCRERCRGDCFCAAAVYNVDKDNVAHCWKKKYPLSNGRSSRTAENGTIVFLKFRKAGYENQHRSYLTLILSFLLGSSVFLNILLVLGILGIYMFLRKRKMLGQQLVASLAPETVRSYTYKELEKATRGFKQRLGQGAFGTVYKGVLELGSNTKRYVAIKKLDKVVEEGENEFKTEVSVIGQTHHRNLVRLLGYCDEGEHRLLVYEYMSNGSLASFLFGISRPHWNQRVQIGLGIAKGLTYLHEECNTQCIHCDIKPQNILLDDLFAPRISDFGLAKLLLAEQTRATKTHARGTIGYFAPEWFTKASITSKVDVYSFGVVLLELICCKSSIVFSMSNDEEQALIDWAYDCYKHGKLVQFVENDEEAKNDIRRVEKHVMAAIWCVQDDPSLRPSMKKVAQMLEDVIAVPLPPRPSMFCSSSATSLSSVSF; encoded by the coding sequence ATGAAAGACTTCAATGAACAAATAATAGTaagaaagaaaggggaaaaaaaaaaaacgaaagccATGGCCAAAACACGtaccttttctttttcaaattccctGCTTCAAACTCTACTTGTCTTCTTCGTAATCACTCCTATAATCACTGCTATTCCAGATTGTAGTGATTCAAGTAATGCCCTCTCTCCTCTATCCACACAATCTTCATCTCCATGGACTTCACCATCCAAAGATTTTGCCTTCGGTTTCCAATTTGTTCAATTCAAGGATCCACGCTATGTCCCTCTGCTCTCCATCTATTTCACCAAATCACCCAACAAGCCCATTGTTTGGTACGCGAAACCCAACCAGGAAATCCCGGTTGGGTCCTCTATCAATATCACAAACAATAGTCTCGTCATATATAACCCCAAAGGAAGTGAAATTTGGTCCCGTCCAGAAAAGAAGGACAAAATGGTAACTTGTGCTTCTATGAAAGATAATGGAAACTTTGTTCTTAAAGACAAAGACGGTAATATAGTTTGGGAGAGTTTTGAAGAACCAAGCGACACGCTTCTCCCCGGTCAGAATTTTTCCAAGTCTCAACCATTCAATTTGCAAGCTCGTCAATCGGAAACAAATTTCTCAACTAGCAATAACTTCAATCTCAGCTGGCAAGACGATGGCAATTTGGTACTTTACTATTCTCAAAATCACCAAGAACATGAACAGGCGCAGAATTATGCATACTGGGCAACCGGAACTGACGGTCGCGGATCGCGTTTATTCTTCGATGAGTTCGGACGGATTTACGTTACGGATGATAATAACACGAAGCTGTTCCAAGTAACAAACGGGATCCCAGGTTCAACTCAATATTTTTACATGGCGAGAATTGAATCTGATGGAGTCTTCAGGCTGTACGATTATTACCAGAAGACTAAAACAGTTAAAAACGAGGAGGATAACTGTTCTTCTGGATGGAAAGAGTTGGAACAAGAACCTGATGATATATGTGTTCTTAACATAGCTCAGAATGAAAATTTTATCTGTGGGCCTAACAGTTATTGTGTTTCCATGAATGGAAAGCCTCAATGCATGTGTCCGCATAATTATTCCTATTTTGTGCAGCCTAATGATCCAAACAACTTAACAAGTTGTAGGCCGGATTTTCCGCCTCCCAGCTGTCTGGTCGACGGCTGGGAGACGGATCCGGCCAAGGTGGATTTCCAAGAATGGCAGAATTTGAACTGGCCTTTCTCCGATTACGAGTTGGTGAGCGGTGATTTCGATAAGTACACGTGTCGAGAAAGGTGCCGTGGCGATTGCTTCTGTGCTGCGGCTGTATACAACGTTGATAAGGACAACGTGGCACATTGTTGGAAGAAGAAGTACCCTTTGAGTAATGGAAGGTCTAGTAGGACAGCCGAAAATGGAACAATAGTGTTCCTCAAGTTTCGCAAGGCAGGGTATGAAAACCAACATCGATCTTATTTAACACTTATTTTGTCGTTTCTTCTTGGAAGCTCGGTTTTCCTCAACATTCTGTTGGTGTTGGGAATTCTTGGAATTTACATGTTCTTGCGCAAGAGAAAGATGTTAGGGCAGCAACTGGTTGCGAGCTTGGCGCCGGAGACGGTTAGAAGCTACACATACAAAGAGCTTGAGAAGGCGACACGTGGATTCAAACAGAGATTGGGTCAAGGTGCTTTTGGAACTGTGTATAAAGGGGTATTAGAATTAGGGTCTAATACGAAAAGATACGTAGCTATTAAAAAGTTAGATAAGGTGGTTGAAGAAGGTGAAAATGAATTCAAAACAGAGGTGAGTGTGATAGGCCAAACCCACCACCGGAATTTGGTTCGCTTGCTTGGTTACTGCGACGAAGGGGAGCATCGTCTTCTTGTGTATGAGTACATGAGCAATGGTTCATTGGCGAGCTTTCTTTTTGGGATTTCTAGGCCTCATTGGAATCAAAGAGTGCAAATTGGATTGGGAATAGCTAAAGGACTCACATACTTGCATGAAGAGTGTAACACCCAATGCATTCATTGCGATATAAAGCCTCAAAACATTCTTCTGGACGACTTATTTGCGCCCAGGATATCCGATTTTGGGCTGGCAAAGCTGTTGTTGGCAGAGCAAACTCGCGCCACTAAGACGCACGCGAGAGGGACTATTGGATACTTTGCACCTGAATGGTTTACAAAAGCTTCAATCACAAGCAAAGTGGATGTTTATAGCTTTGGAGTGGTGCTGCTAGAGCTCATATGCTGCAAATCCAGTATTGTGTTTTCAATGTCAAATGATGAAGAACAAGCGCTTATAGATTGGGCATATGATTGTTACAAACATGGAAAATTGGTTCAGTTTGTTGAGAATGATGAGGAGGCAAAGAATGATATTAGGAGGGTAGAAAAACATGTTATGGCAGCAATTTGGTGCGTTCAAGATGATCCTTCACTAAGGCCTTCTATGAAGAAGGTTGCTCAAATGCTTGAGGATGTTATTGCTGTACCTTTGCCACCTCGACCTTCCATGTTTTGTTCATCATCTGCAACTTCGTTAAGTAGTGtttctttttga